The sequence GCTATTTCGTAGTACCTTATTTAAACGATTTTGGGCTGGATTTATGATGGAGTGTCGCGCCAGACTGATGCGCAACATGCATTTTATTCCCGGATAAAACGCAGCTGCTAGTCACGAGCCGCGCCCGCTGCCAAATCGCCGACCGCCAGACCCCGTACGGCCCGTGAAGATTGACACCATTTACTAAAGTAGTGATGTCGGCTAACCCACTAGTTTGGTAGCTTCATGGCTTGACGATCAGGTCTATGCACTACCAGAAACACAAACCGGCCCCGCAGCTGGCTCCTTTTGTGGAGTGCTATTTCGTGTGGGAAAAACAGGATCGGCTGGTAGCGCCGCTTCGGATCGAGTCGCCGCCGTCGGGCTTCGCCTCGATGGTATTCGTCTACGGCGATCCGTATCAGGTACGTACCGGGAACACGATGACCACGGTTCCGACGGCTTTCCTGACGGGGCAGGCCACCCGGCAGTATGAACTCCAACTCGTGGGGCAAATCGGCATGGTGGGCATCGTGTTTCGCCCGGCGGGCCTGAGCACGCTTTTTGGGCTGCCGATGTACGAATTCAACGACGAGCGCGTGAGCCTGACCGACGTACTGGGCGGGTCGATAACGTACCTGCACGAACAAATTGGCGACTGCCCCACGAATGCGGGTCGAATCGCCCTGCTCGACCAATTTCTGAACCGTCAGCTTCTGCGCCGGGGCAATGGCTTCGACCGGACCGATTTTGCGGCTAACCTGATCGTCGACCGGCGGGGTATGCTCACCATCAACACCCTGCTGGACGATCTGTACGTTTGTCGGCGGCAGTTCGAGCGGCAGTTTCTGCAAAAAGTGGGGGTGAGCCCTAAATATTACGCCCGCATCCGGCGCGTGGGGTATCTGTGCGCGCAACTGGCGTCGCAACGCTGGCAGGTAACCGACTGGCAGGACGTGATCTTTCAGGCAGGTTACTACGACCAGTCTCATTTCATCCGGGAGTTCACGCAGTTTACGGGCAAACGCCCCACGTTGTACGTAAAAGACAATGCCGAACTGAGCCACTACCTGTCGCGGTAATGTCGCATTTGTACAATCTGACGCGGGGGAGACTAGCGACTTTTGATCCACACACAAACCTCCCTTTGTTATGCACCTTGTTCATGGCTGCCTCGTCTTCCTGCTGACTGTCAGTACGATCGCGGCCCAACCTACCCCCAAGCTCTGGACTGAAACCGACCGGACTTACACGCTCGACAACCTCAAACGCACCCGCGACGCGTTAACCCGCGAAACCGAAAACCTGACCCCGGCGCAGTGGGCCTTTCGTGAAGCGCCCGACCGGTGGAGTATCGGTGAGGTGGTCGAGCACCTGGCCCTCTGGGAGATTATCTGGGCGCGGGAGGTGGGCGAAGGCATCGGCAACAAACCCCAGCCCGAACTCAATCAGACCAGTCGCCCGGATAGCTACTACAAGGAATGGATTATGGAACCCGCGCCACACAACGCCCCCGATTTTGCCAAACCCAGTGGTTTCATCGACGGCAAAAACAACCTGACGTTCTTTCTGCGGTTGCGCAATCAGACCATCGATTTCGTGGGCAAAACAACGGCCGATATGCGCGCCCACTTTGAACGAACAGCCACTCCAAATCCGCGCAACATGCACCAGGTCTACATTTTCCAGTGGGGCCACGTCGACCGGCATCTGCGCCAGATCGCCAAGATTAAACAGCACCCTAACTACCCCCAAGCATCACTTTCTGCCAAATAAACCCCCATCACTATGCAGACCACCCAACAGGAAGCTGTTTCCGCCCTGAGCCGCAAAGGCGCTTGTCTGGCCTTCTTCACGGCCTACGACGACCTCGATACTGCCCGGATGATTGGCCTTGCCGCCCCCGACGCTACCGTGCATTTCTTACCCCTCGGCGAAGCGGGGCTGGGTACGTTCTGGACGTTTGGCAAAGCCGTCTGGGACTCCCTCATCGATTGCTTCCCGGACATCAGCAACACCGTCGATCAGTTGGTGGCTGATGAGGATACCGTAACGGCCAACGTGACCATCGGTGGCACCCAGGCGAAGGAGTTCATGGGTATTCCCAGCAAAGGCCTGCGGTTTGGCAGCGACCACGTGTTTGTGTTCACCTTCAATGACGCCGACCAGATTCAGAGCCTGACGATCAATTGGGACGCGGCCAGCTTTGCCCGACAGTTGGGTGCATAAGCGAACCATCAGCTGAGCGAGTTCACTGTTGGTTGTCTGACCAACAATGAACTCGCTGTCGTTCGTTACGAGGCAATCGCCAGCCAGATATTCCAGCCACCGAGCACAGCCGTGACCAGCACTACCAGCCCCATCGCCAGATTCTGACTGAGTGAATTGACGTGCTCGCCCAGCAACGCCCGGTCGTTGACGGCCCGAAACAGAAAAACCGTCACGAAGGGTAATAGAATGCCGTTGATCGCCTGCACGGCCACAATCACCGGAATGGGCGTGGCGTTGGCCAGCCCAAAACCGATGCCTGTAGCCAGTACCAGCGCCCAGATAAGTCGGAACGTAGGGGAGTTCCTGGGTACGTTCAGCAGGCTAGTCGCCGTGATGGCGGCGGCGAGCGGGGCGGTGAGCGACGACGCAAAACCCGCCGCAAACAGGCCAAAGGCAAACAACGTACCTGCCC comes from Fibrella aestuarina BUZ 2 and encodes:
- a CDS encoding DUF6597 domain-containing transcriptional factor, translated to MHYQKHKPAPQLAPFVECYFVWEKQDRLVAPLRIESPPSGFASMVFVYGDPYQVRTGNTMTTVPTAFLTGQATRQYELQLVGQIGMVGIVFRPAGLSTLFGLPMYEFNDERVSLTDVLGGSITYLHEQIGDCPTNAGRIALLDQFLNRQLLRRGNGFDRTDFAANLIVDRRGMLTINTLLDDLYVCRRQFERQFLQKVGVSPKYYARIRRVGYLCAQLASQRWQVTDWQDVIFQAGYYDQSHFIREFTQFTGKRPTLYVKDNAELSHYLSR
- a CDS encoding ester cyclase produces the protein MQTTQQEAVSALSRKGACLAFFTAYDDLDTARMIGLAAPDATVHFLPLGEAGLGTFWTFGKAVWDSLIDCFPDISNTVDQLVADEDTVTANVTIGGTQAKEFMGIPSKGLRFGSDHVFVFTFNDADQIQSLTINWDAASFARQLGA
- a CDS encoding DinB family protein is translated as MHLVHGCLVFLLTVSTIAAQPTPKLWTETDRTYTLDNLKRTRDALTRETENLTPAQWAFREAPDRWSIGEVVEHLALWEIIWAREVGEGIGNKPQPELNQTSRPDSYYKEWIMEPAPHNAPDFAKPSGFIDGKNNLTFFLRLRNQTIDFVGKTTADMRAHFERTATPNPRNMHQVYIFQWGHVDRHLRQIAKIKQHPNYPQASLSAK